The following are encoded together in the Pseudomonas xantholysinigenes genome:
- a CDS encoding methyl-accepting chemotaxis protein, translating to MKFASDITNQVSTQQTAADAAHASSVQTDACARKGTQVVQQTVQVIEQISAELNQAAQSIDAVSKQSEAIGQIVLTIRGIADQTNLLALNAAIEAARAGEYGRGFAVVADEVRNLAARTSKATLEIVEVVRQNHDLSLTAVASMQSSLTRTGLGVELANEAGTVIMEIQQGSRHVVDAISQISSTLQLH from the coding sequence GTGAAGTTCGCCAGCGACATCACCAATCAGGTCAGCACCCAGCAAACTGCCGCTGACGCCGCCCATGCCAGTTCGGTGCAGACCGATGCCTGCGCGCGCAAGGGCACCCAGGTGGTGCAGCAGACTGTGCAGGTGATCGAGCAGATCTCCGCCGAGCTCAACCAGGCCGCGCAAAGTATCGATGCGGTGAGCAAGCAGTCGGAGGCCATCGGGCAGATCGTCTTGACCATTCGCGGTATTGCCGACCAGACCAACCTGTTGGCACTGAACGCGGCGATCGAGGCGGCCCGTGCCGGCGAGTACGGTCGAGGGTTCGCCGTGGTCGCCGACGAGGTGCGCAACCTGGCGGCGCGTACCAGCAAGGCCACCTTGGAAATCGTCGAAGTGGTGCGGCAGAACCACGATTTGTCGTTGACCGCGGTGGCGAGCATGCAGTCGAGCCTGACCCGTACCGGACTGGGGGTGGAGCTGGCCAACGAGGCCGGTACGGTGATCATGGAAATCCAGCAGGGTTCACGGCACGTGGTGGACGCCATCAGCCAAATCAGTTCGACCCTGCAATTGCACTGA
- the cobM gene encoding precorrin-4 C(11)-methyltransferase, whose product MTVYFIGAGPGDPELITVKGQRLIRQCPVIIYAGSLVPPAVLEGHSARTVLNSAELHLEQIIDAMRQAHAEGLDVARVHSGDPSLYGAIGEQIRHLRALGIDYQIIPGVTATAASAALLGCELTLPDVAQTVILTRYGDSSPMPPGEQLADLARHGSTLAIHLGVKHLPRIVDELLPHYGATCPIAVVHRATWPDQDWVSATLADIVERVAEKGFRRTALILVGHVLGDAPFSESALYRAGHAHLYRQGH is encoded by the coding sequence ATGACGGTCTACTTCATCGGCGCCGGCCCCGGCGATCCGGAACTGATCACGGTCAAGGGCCAGCGCCTGATTCGCCAGTGTCCGGTCATCATCTACGCAGGCTCCCTGGTCCCGCCGGCGGTACTCGAAGGCCATAGCGCACGGACAGTGCTCAACAGCGCGGAACTGCACCTGGAGCAGATCATCGACGCCATGCGCCAGGCCCATGCCGAGGGCCTGGACGTGGCCCGAGTGCACAGTGGCGATCCCAGCCTGTATGGCGCCATCGGCGAACAGATTCGTCATTTGCGGGCACTGGGCATCGACTACCAGATCATCCCTGGGGTCACCGCCACCGCCGCCAGCGCCGCACTGCTAGGCTGCGAACTAACCCTGCCGGACGTCGCCCAGACCGTCATCCTTACCCGCTACGGCGACAGCTCGCCGATGCCGCCCGGCGAACAACTGGCCGACCTGGCCCGGCACGGCAGCACCTTGGCCATCCACCTGGGGGTCAAGCACCTGCCAAGGATCGTCGATGAACTGCTGCCGCACTATGGAGCCACTTGTCCGATCGCGGTGGTGCACCGCGCCACCTGGCCGGACCAGGACTGGGTCAGCGCAACCCTGGCTGACATCGTCGAACGGGTCGCGGAAAAAGGCTTTCGCCGCACCGCGCTGATCCTGGTAGGCCATGTGCTGGGCGATGCGCCGTTCTCCGAGTCGGCGCTGTACCGCGCCGGGCACGCGCACCTGTACCGCCAAGGCCACTGA
- a CDS encoding CbtB domain-containing protein, producing MPITSAKHSLATPVSLSQRMLVAVGASLLGLCLVYFAGFSHIEAVHNAAHDTRHSAAFPCH from the coding sequence ATGCCCATCACCAGTGCCAAACACAGCCTCGCCACCCCCGTCAGCCTCAGCCAGCGCATGCTCGTCGCCGTGGGTGCCAGCCTGCTGGGCCTGTGCCTGGTGTACTTCGCGGGCTTCTCGCACATCGAAGCGGTGCACAACGCCGCCCACGACACCCGCCACAGCGCCGCCTTCCCCTGCCACTGA
- a CDS encoding gluconokinase, with protein sequence MNPSLSAIVVMGVAGCGKSSVGAAIATRSGGRLIEGDAFHPAANIAKMSAGIPLDDDDRAGWLVRLGQELQDTLAAGERPILTCSALKRRYRETLRQAVPGLCFVFLELTPQEAEKRVLARPGHFMPASLIDSQFAALEPPHAEPLTLALDATRPLITLAEDVHQWLKPCGEQGLARTA encoded by the coding sequence ATGAACCCTTCCCTGTCCGCGATCGTGGTCATGGGCGTGGCCGGCTGCGGCAAGAGCAGCGTTGGCGCCGCCATCGCCACCCGCAGCGGCGGCCGCCTGATCGAAGGCGATGCCTTCCACCCTGCCGCGAACATCGCCAAGATGAGTGCCGGCATTCCCCTGGACGACGACGACCGCGCCGGCTGGCTGGTGCGCCTGGGCCAGGAGCTGCAAGACACCCTGGCCGCTGGCGAGCGTCCGATCCTGACCTGCTCGGCCCTCAAGCGCCGCTACCGCGAAACCCTGCGCCAGGCTGTGCCCGGACTGTGCTTCGTGTTCCTTGAACTGACCCCGCAGGAAGCCGAGAAGCGCGTACTGGCCCGTCCCGGCCACTTCATGCCGGCCAGCCTGATCGACAGCCAGTTCGCCGCGCTGGAGCCGCCGCACGCCGAACCCCTGACCCTGGCCCTGGATGCCACCCGCCCGCTGATTACGCTGGCCGAGGACGTGCACCAATGGCTAAAGCCTTGCGGTGAGCAGGGGCTGGCGCGGACTGCCTGA
- a CDS encoding response regulator transcription factor produces MTSVLLVDDHHIVRLAVRMLLERERFTVVGETGSGKEAARLARETKAEVVILDIGLPDLDGMEVIKRLKLLEPAPRIMALTGQPADLYVRRCMDAGISAFVNKDEDLDALVFALKALVKGYSTFPQMALNSNTLESESERLRLLSNREMEVLRRLSGGQSNKFIGEQMNLSAKTISTYRGRIMEKLKVESLVEMVDLAKRNHVV; encoded by the coding sequence ATGACATCCGTGTTGCTGGTTGATGACCACCACATTGTTCGATTGGCCGTACGCATGCTGCTTGAACGTGAACGCTTCACCGTCGTGGGTGAGACCGGCAGCGGTAAGGAGGCCGCGCGCCTGGCCAGGGAAACCAAGGCCGAAGTGGTCATCCTCGATATCGGCCTGCCCGACCTCGATGGCATGGAGGTGATCAAGCGCCTCAAGCTACTGGAGCCCGCGCCGAGGATCATGGCCCTCACCGGCCAACCTGCCGACCTATACGTGCGCCGTTGCATGGACGCAGGCATCTCTGCGTTCGTCAACAAGGATGAAGACCTCGATGCCTTGGTGTTCGCCCTCAAGGCCTTGGTCAAAGGCTACTCGACCTTTCCACAGATGGCGCTCAACAGCAATACGCTGGAGAGCGAAAGCGAGCGCCTGCGGCTTTTGTCCAATCGCGAGATGGAGGTACTGCGCCGCCTCAGCGGCGGCCAGTCCAACAAATTCATCGGCGAGCAGATGAACCTCAGCGCCAAGACCATCAGCACCTACCGCGGCCGCATCATGGAGAAGCTCAAAGTCGAGTCGTTGGTGGAAATGGTCGACCTGGCCAAACGTAACCACGTGGTCTGA
- a CDS encoding transporter substrate-binding domain-containing protein, whose amino-acid sequence MTGRTLLCLLLALLSPLPATAEVQSENRQLLARALSAASPLQLDDADRRWLEMRAGLVLGSSRPDYPPFDINTSQADYEGLSADYAGLIGEQLGVPIKVRRYASRALALTALRAGEIDLLGTSNAFEANDAGLTLSQPYADDLPVIASRHARAGYEDSNLAGLQLAMVDHYLPMQTVQQLFPQAQLRLYRSTLAGIAAVALGQADAYLGDAISTDYVIAKGYQGFVKVDQFVKAPASTFAFAVSRDNPRLLKLVNLALGRIADSERLNILRRWTSGSTSILLDRRLAALTPEERAWIEQHRQVKVMINTTLAPLSFTDSQQQPRGIALDLLERISLRTGLQFQIVESESFQDMVEQTARGQVDMIGAIGYGIHRALRLRYSRPYMISPRVLVTRQNAPPLIGDHPLSGLRVALLRGSPLRDGLERQAIGIRVVEVENPLQLMEAVANGDADVAISSHINAAYFINQVFKGRLKIAGLQGDEPALAAFAVSPGQPQLQAILDKALLSIPPDELEQLVNRWRTNAVVSDSPWANYRTLALQVLVLAALLLAGVVFWNTYLRKLIHQRTEAQRALQEQLALSRGLLEQLRQAKDDAERASQAKSTFLAVMSHEIRTPMNAVIGLLELALEDSHHGRSDSHALKTAHDSALGLLDLIGDILDISRIESGHMTLQPQPVDLLELIRSTLRVFEGNARAKGLPLRAVLPETPCWVRADTLRLKQVLSNLISNAIKFTDQGQVEVTLCVTPLDTQQLRVTLQVRDSGMGISAANQARLFNAFAQADGRQARQGAGLGLVISRELCELMGGQLTLQSLEGLGTQVEVQLTLPSSAAPSDESAPGLPSQTTVGPLQVLVVDDYPANLLLLEKQLNSLGHQVVLADQGEAALALWQASRFDIVLTDCSMPVMDGHQLTLRIRALEQQGSQPACRIIGITANAQAEERQRCLDSGMDDCLFKPVSLQALRSVLAQLHQGTQAPSLPEPRASGFDLEQLRHLTQDDEQLIIRLLEQLAASNAEDLRALRALGETPSAEALGPVVHRIKGGAKMLKVRTLVQDCEALEQAIAHHQPYSSLLERLHASLDTLERELRQGLSAIAGSN is encoded by the coding sequence ATGACCGGGCGCACACTGCTGTGCCTGTTGCTGGCCCTGTTGTCGCCATTGCCCGCCACTGCCGAGGTACAAAGCGAAAACCGCCAACTGTTGGCACGGGCATTGAGCGCAGCGTCACCATTGCAACTCGACGACGCGGATCGCCGCTGGCTCGAAATGCGCGCCGGCCTGGTACTGGGCAGCTCGCGCCCCGACTATCCACCGTTCGACATCAACACCAGCCAGGCCGACTACGAGGGCCTGAGTGCCGACTACGCAGGGCTGATTGGCGAGCAACTGGGGGTACCGATCAAAGTCCGGCGCTATGCCAGCCGGGCCTTGGCGCTGACGGCACTACGCGCCGGCGAGATCGACCTGCTCGGCACCTCCAACGCTTTCGAGGCCAACGATGCAGGGCTGACCCTGAGCCAGCCGTATGCCGACGACCTGCCGGTGATCGCCTCGCGCCACGCGCGCGCAGGGTACGAAGACAGCAACCTGGCCGGCCTGCAACTGGCGATGGTCGACCATTACCTGCCCATGCAGACCGTGCAACAGCTGTTTCCCCAGGCGCAGTTGCGCCTCTACCGTTCGACCCTGGCCGGTATCGCGGCCGTGGCCCTTGGCCAAGCGGATGCCTACCTGGGGGACGCCATCAGCACCGATTACGTGATCGCCAAGGGGTACCAGGGGTTCGTCAAGGTCGATCAGTTCGTCAAGGCCCCCGCCAGTACCTTCGCGTTCGCCGTGTCCCGTGACAACCCACGCCTGCTGAAACTGGTAAACCTTGCCCTGGGCCGAATCGCCGACAGCGAGCGCCTGAATATCCTGCGCCGCTGGACCAGTGGCAGCACTAGCATCCTGCTCGACCGCCGCCTGGCCGCGCTGACGCCGGAGGAGCGCGCCTGGATCGAGCAGCACCGCCAGGTCAAGGTCATGATCAATACCACCCTGGCGCCATTGAGCTTTACCGACAGCCAGCAGCAACCCCGTGGCATCGCCCTCGACCTGCTGGAGCGCATCAGCCTGCGCACCGGCCTGCAATTCCAGATCGTCGAGTCCGAATCCTTCCAGGACATGGTCGAACAGACCGCTCGCGGCCAGGTCGACATGATCGGCGCCATCGGCTACGGCATCCACCGCGCCCTGCGCCTGCGCTACAGCCGCCCCTACATGATCAGTCCGCGGGTACTGGTCACCCGGCAAAACGCACCACCACTGATTGGCGACCACCCCCTGAGCGGCTTGCGGGTGGCACTGCTGCGCGGATCACCGCTGCGTGATGGCCTGGAGCGCCAGGCCATCGGCATCCGTGTGGTGGAAGTGGAGAACCCGCTGCAACTGATGGAGGCGGTAGCCAACGGCGATGCCGACGTGGCGATCAGCTCGCACATCAACGCCGCCTACTTCATCAACCAGGTGTTCAAAGGCCGCCTCAAGATCGCCGGGCTGCAAGGCGACGAGCCGGCACTGGCGGCGTTCGCCGTGAGCCCGGGGCAGCCGCAACTGCAGGCGATCCTTGACAAGGCCCTGCTGAGCATCCCACCGGATGAGCTGGAACAGTTGGTCAATCGCTGGCGCACCAATGCCGTGGTCAGCGACAGCCCCTGGGCCAACTACCGCACCCTGGCCTTGCAAGTGCTGGTGCTGGCCGCCTTGCTGCTGGCCGGCGTGGTGTTCTGGAACACCTACCTGCGCAAACTGATTCACCAACGCACCGAAGCCCAACGTGCCCTGCAGGAACAGTTAGCGCTCAGCCGCGGCCTGCTGGAACAATTGCGTCAGGCCAAGGACGACGCCGAACGAGCCAGCCAGGCGAAAAGCACGTTTCTGGCGGTCATGAGCCATGAAATACGCACGCCGATGAATGCGGTCATCGGTTTGCTCGAACTCGCCCTGGAAGACAGCCACCACGGACGCAGCGACAGTCACGCCCTGAAAACCGCCCACGACTCGGCGCTTGGCCTGCTCGACCTTATCGGCGATATCCTCGACATCTCCCGCATCGAGTCTGGTCATATGACCTTGCAGCCACAACCCGTGGATCTGCTCGAACTCATTCGCTCGACGTTGCGGGTGTTCGAAGGCAATGCGCGCGCCAAGGGTCTGCCGCTGCGCGCCGTCCTGCCCGAGACGCCCTGCTGGGTGCGGGCCGACACCTTGCGACTCAAGCAAGTGCTGTCCAACCTGATCAGCAATGCCATCAAGTTCACCGACCAGGGCCAGGTCGAGGTGACGCTCTGCGTCACACCACTCGACACACAACAACTGAGGGTCACACTGCAGGTCCGCGACAGCGGCATGGGCATCAGCGCCGCCAACCAGGCACGCCTGTTCAACGCCTTCGCCCAGGCCGATGGCCGTCAAGCTCGCCAGGGCGCAGGGCTGGGCCTGGTGATCAGCCGCGAACTGTGCGAGTTGATGGGCGGGCAGTTGACGCTGCAAAGCCTCGAAGGCCTCGGCACCCAGGTCGAAGTCCAGCTCACCTTGCCATCCAGCGCCGCGCCCAGCGACGAGTCCGCGCCAGGCCTTCCCTCGCAGACTACCGTCGGGCCGCTGCAAGTCCTGGTGGTCGATGACTATCCAGCCAACCTGCTGTTGCTCGAGAAACAACTGAACTCGTTGGGACATCAGGTCGTGCTGGCCGACCAAGGCGAGGCCGCCCTGGCACTGTGGCAGGCCAGCCGGTTCGATATAGTGCTCACCGATTGCAGCATGCCGGTGATGGACGGTCATCAACTGACCTTGCGTATTCGCGCCCTGGAACAGCAAGGCTCGCAGCCCGCCTGTCGCATCATCGGCATCACCGCCAATGCCCAGGCTGAAGAGCGCCAGCGCTGCCTGGACAGTGGCATGGACGACTGTCTGTTCAAGCCGGTCAGCCTGCAGGCGCTGAGAAGCGTCCTGGCACAGCTCCACCAGGGCACCCAGGCGCCATCCCTCCCCGAGCCACGCGCCTCAGGCTTCGACCTGGAGCAACTGCGTCACCTGACCCAGGACGACGAGCAGTTGATCATACGCCTGCTGGAACAGCTGGCGGCCAGCAATGCCGAAGACCTGCGGGCCTTGCGTGCGCTGGGCGAAACGCCGTCGGCCGAAGCCCTGGGCCCGGTCGTGCACCGGATCAAGGGCGGCGCCAAAATGCTCAAGGTCAGGACCCTGGTGCAGGATTGCGAAGCCCTGGAGCAGGCTATCGCCCACCACCAGCCGTACAGCTCGTTGCTCGAGCGCCTGCATGCCAGCCTGGACACTCTCGAGCGGGAGTTACGCCAGGGCCTCAGTGCAATTGCAGGGTCGAACTGA
- a CDS encoding CbtA family protein produces the protein MITRIARTAGFSGLLAALLLTLLQSFWVAPLILQAETFENAGPVAEHHEHDEAPGHSHEHSAEAWAPEDGWQRVLSTTGGNLVVAVGFALILAALYSLREPGRTATGALWGLAGFAVFCLAPTLGLPPELPGTAAADLGQRQTWWIGTAAATAAGLALLVFGRHWLLKALGVVLLVAPHVVGAPQPAVHESLAPEALATQFKIASWLTNAAFWLALSLLSAWLFRRARQA, from the coding sequence ATGATTACGCGCATCGCCCGCACCGCGGGTTTCAGCGGGCTGCTGGCCGCCCTGCTGCTGACCCTGCTGCAAAGTTTCTGGGTCGCCCCGCTGATTCTCCAGGCGGAAACCTTCGAGAACGCCGGCCCAGTCGCCGAACATCACGAACACGACGAGGCCCCCGGCCACAGCCATGAGCACAGTGCCGAGGCCTGGGCGCCGGAAGATGGCTGGCAGCGCGTGCTGTCGACCACCGGCGGCAACCTGGTGGTGGCAGTCGGCTTCGCCCTGATCCTCGCCGCGTTGTACAGCCTGCGCGAGCCAGGCCGTACCGCCACGGGTGCGCTGTGGGGCCTGGCTGGCTTCGCGGTGTTCTGCCTGGCGCCGACTCTGGGCCTGCCTCCCGAGCTACCCGGGACCGCGGCCGCCGACCTCGGCCAGCGCCAGACCTGGTGGATCGGCACCGCAGCCGCCACGGCAGCCGGCCTGGCCTTGCTGGTGTTTGGCCGGCATTGGCTGCTCAAGGCCCTGGGTGTGGTCTTGCTGGTAGCCCCCCATGTGGTCGGCGCACCGCAGCCTGCGGTGCATGAAAGCCTCGCGCCGGAAGCCCTGGCCACTCAGTTCAAGATCGCTTCGTGGCTGACCAACGCCGCGTTCTGGCTGGCCCTGAGCCTGCTCAGCGCCTGGCTGTTCCGCCGCGCCCGCCAGGCCTGA
- the cobW gene encoding cobalamin biosynthesis protein CobW: MKTLAKLPVTIVTGFLGSGKTTLLRHMLDNAQGRRIAVIVNEFGELGIDGEILKQCSIGCTEEEALGRVFELANGCLCCTVQEEFFPVMRELVARRGDLDHILIETSGLALPKPLVQAFQWPEIRNACTVDAVITVVDSPAVAAGTFAAYPDQVDAQRKLDPNLDHESPLHELFADQLASADLVVLNKADLIDAAGLAKVRAEVAEELPPAVKVIEASSGRLPLDVLLGVGAESEAHIDGRRTHHDSHHDGDDHDDHDHDAFDSISIDLPEADESLLLDALTQLVGEFGILRAKGFAAIPGKPMRLLIQGVGTRFDKHFDRAWRSDEPRITRLVLIGQDLDAVQLEARLRQALGA, from the coding sequence ATGAAAACACTGGCCAAGCTCCCCGTCACCATCGTCACCGGCTTCCTCGGCTCGGGCAAGACCACCTTGCTCCGCCACATGCTCGACAACGCCCAAGGCCGCCGTATCGCGGTGATCGTCAATGAATTCGGCGAGCTGGGCATCGACGGCGAGATCCTCAAGCAGTGCAGCATCGGCTGCACCGAGGAAGAGGCGCTCGGCCGAGTCTTCGAGCTGGCCAACGGCTGCCTGTGCTGCACCGTGCAGGAAGAGTTCTTCCCGGTGATGCGTGAGTTGGTGGCGCGCCGTGGCGACCTCGACCATATCCTGATCGAAACCAGCGGCCTGGCCCTGCCCAAGCCTTTGGTGCAGGCCTTCCAATGGCCGGAAATCCGCAACGCCTGCACCGTCGATGCGGTGATCACCGTGGTCGATAGCCCGGCCGTGGCCGCTGGCACCTTCGCCGCCTACCCGGACCAGGTCGACGCGCAGCGCAAGCTCGACCCCAACCTGGATCACGAGTCGCCGCTGCACGAGCTGTTCGCCGACCAGTTGGCCAGCGCCGACCTGGTGGTGCTGAACAAGGCCGACCTGATCGACGCCGCCGGCCTGGCCAAGGTGCGTGCCGAGGTGGCCGAGGAACTGCCGCCGGCGGTCAAGGTGATCGAGGCCAGCAGTGGCCGCCTGCCGCTCGACGTGCTGCTGGGCGTGGGGGCCGAATCCGAGGCGCATATCGACGGTCGCCGCACCCACCACGATTCGCACCACGACGGCGATGATCACGACGATCACGATCATGATGCCTTCGACTCGATCTCCATCGATCTGCCCGAGGCCGACGAAAGCCTGCTGCTCGATGCCCTGACCCAGCTGGTCGGCGAATTCGGCATCCTGCGCGCCAAGGGTTTTGCCGCCATTCCCGGCAAGCCGATGCGCCTGCTGATCCAGGGCGTGGGCACGCGTTTCGACAAGCACTTCGACCGCGCCTGGCGCAGCGACGAGCCGCGCATCACCCGCCTGGTGCTGATCGGTCAGGACCTCGACGCCGTGCAACTGGAAGCGCGCCTGCGCCAGGCCCTGGGCGCCTGA
- a CDS encoding LacI family DNA-binding transcriptional regulator, whose product MSRTGSRTTGRPTLAEVARLSGVSPITASRALRGVSTVAPELAQKVMAAAASLGYVANPAARALASARSQSVVVLIPSLSNQLFIDTLEAIHEVMRPRGLEVLIGNYHYDTAEEENLIRNYLAYQPCGILLTGFERSEASRQMLAASQVPCVHMMELGGEAGALSVGFSQHEAGRAAARHLIERGRRRLGFIAAQLDPRVMQRAEGFRQALAEAGLQAPELEMLDPLPSSIGLGGELFSRLLARAPDVDGIFFCNDDLAQGAILQALRQGVEVPRQVAMVGFNDLPASAHMVPRLTSIRTPRAAVGRGAAQALLGMLDGKRGADGQQDLGFELVVRESS is encoded by the coding sequence ATGTCCCGCACAGGCTCGCGCACTACCGGTCGTCCCACCCTGGCTGAAGTCGCCAGGCTTTCCGGGGTTTCCCCCATCACTGCCTCCCGCGCCCTGCGCGGCGTCAGCACGGTCGCGCCGGAACTGGCGCAGAAGGTCATGGCCGCGGCGGCCAGCCTGGGCTATGTCGCCAACCCGGCGGCGCGCGCGCTGGCCTCGGCGCGCAGCCAGTCGGTGGTGGTGCTGATCCCGTCACTGTCCAACCAGCTGTTCATCGACACCCTCGAGGCCATCCACGAGGTGATGCGCCCCCGCGGCCTGGAAGTGCTGATCGGCAACTACCACTACGACACCGCCGAGGAAGAGAACCTGATCCGCAACTACCTGGCATACCAGCCGTGCGGCATCCTGCTGACCGGTTTCGAGCGCAGCGAAGCATCGCGGCAGATGCTGGCGGCCAGCCAGGTGCCCTGCGTGCACATGATGGAACTCGGCGGGGAGGCGGGCGCCTTGTCGGTCGGTTTCTCCCAGCACGAGGCCGGACGCGCGGCGGCACGTCATCTGATCGAACGGGGGCGGCGACGCCTGGGCTTCATCGCTGCGCAGTTGGATCCACGGGTGATGCAGCGGGCCGAGGGGTTCCGCCAGGCGCTGGCCGAAGCCGGTCTGCAAGCCCCCGAACTGGAGATGCTCGATCCGCTACCGTCCTCGATTGGCCTGGGTGGGGAGCTGTTCAGCCGGCTGCTGGCCCGCGCGCCGGATGTCGATGGCATCTTCTTCTGCAACGACGACCTGGCCCAGGGCGCTATTCTGCAAGCTTTGCGTCAAGGGGTCGAAGTACCTCGCCAGGTGGCGATGGTCGGCTTCAACGATTTGCCGGCTTCTGCGCACATGGTGCCGCGTCTGACCTCTATTCGCACGCCGCGGGCGGCGGTCGGCCGAGGCGCGGCGCAGGCGTTGTTGGGGATGCTCGATGGCAAGCGTGGAGCGGATGGACAGCAGGACCTGGGATTCGAGTTGGTGGTACGCGAGAGTTCCTGA
- a CDS encoding DUF1272 domain-containing protein, protein MLELRPNCECCDRDLPAESPDALICSFECTFCRTCNGRHFQGQCPNCGGQLVARPTRTGNALLNNPAATQRVNKPHTVCT, encoded by the coding sequence ATACTCGAACTACGCCCCAACTGCGAATGCTGCGACCGCGATCTACCGGCAGAAAGCCCGGATGCGCTGATCTGCTCCTTCGAGTGCACCTTCTGCCGCACCTGCAACGGCCGCCACTTCCAGGGGCAGTGCCCCAATTGTGGCGGGCAACTGGTGGCTCGCCCTACCCGCACAGGCAATGCCTTGCTCAACAACCCGGCGGCTACCCAGCGGGTCAACAAGCCACACACTGTTTGCACCTGA
- a CDS encoding cobalamin biosynthesis protein, whose translation MPALYAGFGCRRGCPVETLAVLLRRTLANHALPHSALRAIASIDTKAREPGLLALAERLGVPFVCFDATHLLAFEPLLSQRSAIAFAQTGCWGVAESAALALASRASSQPRLQVPRQVLAGATLALAFGG comes from the coding sequence GTGCCCGCGCTGTACGCGGGCTTCGGCTGTCGCCGTGGCTGCCCCGTCGAGACCCTGGCGGTGCTGTTGCGCAGAACCCTGGCCAACCATGCCCTGCCCCATTCGGCCCTGCGCGCCATCGCCAGCATCGACACCAAGGCCCGCGAGCCGGGCCTGCTGGCCCTGGCCGAGCGACTCGGCGTGCCCTTCGTCTGTTTCGACGCCACGCACCTGCTCGCCTTCGAACCCTTGCTCAGCCAACGCTCGGCCATCGCCTTTGCCCAGACCGGTTGCTGGGGCGTGGCCGAAAGCGCCGCGCTGGCCCTGGCCTCGCGCGCGTCGTCGCAACCCAGGCTGCAGGTACCACGGCAAGTCCTTGCCGGCGCTACCCTGGCACTGGCGTTCGGCGGATAA